A single region of the Fusarium fujikuroi IMI 58289 draft genome, chromosome FFUJ_chr05 genome encodes:
- a CDS encoding probable uridine kinase has translation MSASAIPEVNGGLESHVTVQKRAYYSPPWADVSIIGVAGSSGSGKSTLSQAIVKKLNLPWDSFYKTLTPEQSKLAFANEYDFDSPDAIDFDVLVDKLRDLKAGKRAEIPVYSFAKHSRLDHTTSIYSPHVLVLEGIFALYDPRVLELLDMGIYCEADADTCLSRRLVRDVRERGRDIEGIIKQWFGFVKPNFEKFVEPQRKVADLIVPRGIENRVALEMMVQFVEKKLFEKSRHHREALSRLEAASKDSPLSERVVVLDDTRQLKFMNTILQDIDTDPEDFIFYFDRLASLIIEQALNNAHFEAKNIVTPQGYEYKGLVSTGEVCAVIVLRGGSAFEPALRKTIPDCRTGRLLIQSDYSTGEPELHYLRLPDDIADQESVLLLDTQMATGGAALMAVQVLVDHGVKQDRIVLATYSAGKVGLHRLTSVFPEITVVVCNMLDYQQERWVEKRYFRC, from the exons ATGTCCGCCTCTGCAATCCCTGAAGTCAATGGCGGGCTCGAGAGTCATGTCACGGTTCAGAAGCGAGCTTACTATTCACCTCCTTGGGCCGATGTCAGCATTATCGGCGTCGCGGGCAGCTCAGGTTCAGGCAAATCGACCTTGTCCCAGGCTATCGTCAAGAAGTTGAACCTACCCTGG GACTCTTTTTATAAGACCTTGACACCTGAACAGTCTAAATTGGCTTTCGCAAATGAATACGACTTCGACTCGCCTGAC GCCATCGATTTCGATGTTCTGGTTGATAAGTTACGGGATCTTAAGGCTGG AAAACGGGCCGAAATTCCTGTTTATTCATTCGCCAAACATTCTCGACTGGACCATACAACATCCATCTACTCGCCTCATGTACTTGTCTTGGAGGGCATTTTTGCTCTTTACGACCCTCGAGTGCTCGAGCTACTTGATATGGGT ATCTATTGTGAGGCAGATGCTGATACTTGCCTGTCAAGGAGAC TTGTCCGTGATGTCCGAGAGCGTGGGCGAGATATCGAGGGCATCATCAAGCAGTGGTTTGGATTTGTCAAGCCAAACTTTGAGAAG TTCGTCGAGCCCCAACGGAAGGTCGCTGATTTGATCGTACCACGAGGAATCGAGAACAGAGTTGCCCTTG AAATGATGGTTCagtttgttgagaagaagctgttcgAGAAATCAAGACATCACCGAGAGGCACTGTCCCGCCTGGAAGCAGCAAGTAAGGATTCGCCGCTTTCTGAACGGGTCGTGGTCTTGGATGATACACGACAGCTCAAATTCATGAACACCATCCTTCAAGATATTGACACAGATCCTGAGGATTTTATCTTCTACTTTGACAGGCTTGCGAGTCTGATCATTGAACA AGCCCTCAACAATGCCCATTTCGAGGCCAAGAATATTGTGACACCCCAAGGATACGAATACAAGGGTCTTGTATCAACGGGTGAGGTCTGCGCCGTTATTGTACTCCGAGGAGGATCGGCGTTTGAGCCGGCGCTTCGAAAGACTATTCCCGATTGCCGAACGGGCCGTCTTCTCATCCAATCCGACTATTCCACGGGAGAGCCGGAACTTCATTACTTGCGACTGCCTGACGATATTGCAGACCAAGAAAGCGTCCTACTTTTGGACACCCAGATGGCTACTGGAGGTGCAGCGTTGATGGCGGTGCAAGTCCTGGTCGATCACGGCGTGAAGCAGGATCGTATTGTTCTAGCAACATACTCGGCCGGCAAGGTTGGACTTCACAGACTGACATCTGTTTTCCCAGAGATTACGGTCGTGGTTTGCAACATGCTCGACTACCAACAAGAAAGATGGGTCGAGAAGAGGTATTTCCGCTGCTGA
- a CDS encoding probable replication licensing factor: MATPSSDAGFMMSDAPSRAAPTPRRNMGFPSSSSARPRGPPSENMGAPSDDEGDGFADDQVPRSSRIPNSTEISRVEDRIGLLVQEHFESFIENFAEDPISAPTPSAPTPSAVTTDKYYVAQIKGMRTYSLSTFYVDYRHLAAWENGSLADGVMRQYYRFLPFLTAALHNMIAKYEPMYFREHRQPTASSNLTTSAASHLGSASQSESSHRKNEHQQTDKLFSIAFYNLPLVSRVRALRAANIGQLLSISGTVTRTSEVRPELSVATFNCEACRTVVPNVEQTFRYTEPTQCPNSTCQNRVAWQLDIRRSTFVDWQKVRIQENSSEIPTGSMPRTMDVILRGEIVDRAKAGEKCIFTGALIVVPDVSQLGLPGMRPTAIRDDRNAPRGADAGGSGISGLKALGVRDLTYRLAFLACMVNPDTSTSGQSAASGAADVVNALTQNTTNEGEQSVEDAQAAVLASMNPSEIEDLRAMVHGDHIYSRLVQSIAPMVYGHEVVKKGLLLQLMSGVPKSTAEGMQLRGDINICIVGDPSTSKSQFLKYVCSFAPRAVYTSGKASSAAGLTAAVVKDEETGEFTIEAGALMLADNGVCAIDEFDKMDIADQVAIHEAMEQQTISIAKAGIQATLNARTSILAAANPVGGRYNRKTTLRSNINMSAPIMSRFDLFFVVLDECNEQVDRHLAEHIVGIHQLRDEAVEPEFSTEQLQRYIRFAKTFRPEFTEEAKDVLVEKYKELRADDAQGGVGKNSYRITVRQLESMIRLSEAIAKVNCVEEISTEMVVEAYNLLRQSIISVEHDDVEVYDEEPEEDSETLLRAADAASGRGQEQDAVMEENDTQPGRSSVAPERRKQTITYDNYIKMVNMFVQHITNAEVGNLEGVNGDELVNWYLEQKEDELQGEDDYHREKALANMVLKKMVKENILMALRGEGLTDGEASSSTDPSQIMYIVHPNCAVEEV; encoded by the exons ATGGCTACTCCCTCGAGCGATGCCGGCTTCATGATGTCGGATGCCCCCTCGCGGGCTGCCCCGACCCCTAGACGCAATATGGGCTtcccctcgtcttcctcagcaCGCCCGCGGGGACCTCCTTCAGAGAATATGGGTGCCCcaagcgatgatgagggcGATGGATTTGCGGATGATCAGGTTCCACGAAGCTCAAGGATCCCGAATTCTACTGAGATCAGTCGTGTTGAGGACAGAATTGGCCTGCTGGTTCAGGAACACTTTGAGTCCTTTATCGAGAA CTTTGCCGAGGACCCCATCAGTGCCCCGACACCCAGCGCCCCGACACCCAGCGCTGTCACTACAGACAAGTACTATGTCGCCCAGATCAAAGGCATGCGCACATACTCGCTCTCGACATTCTACGTCGACTATAGACATTTGGCTGCATGGGAGAATGGCAGTTTGGCGGATGGTGTTATGCGCCAATACTATCGATTCCTCCCCTTTCTCACCGCTGCTTTACACAACATGATTGCAAAGTACGAGCCTATGTACTTCCGCGAGCATCGCCAGCCCACAGCCTCGAGCAATCTCACGACTTCTGCAGCCAGTCATCTCGGCTCTGCCAGCCAGTCCGAGTCGTCACACCGCAAGAATGAGCACCAACAAACCGACAAGCTCTTCTCCATCGCATTCTACAACTTGCCTCTAGTTTCCAGAGTCCGTGCCCTCCGAGCCGCCAACATTGGCCAGCTCCTTTCTATCTCTGGAACAGTCACTAGAACATCCGAAGTCCGTCCCGAGTTGTCTGTGGCCACTTTCAACTGCGAGGCTTGTCGCACAGTTGTGCCAAATGTTGAGCAGACCTTTCGATACACAGAACCTACGCAATGTCCCAACTCGACATGCCAGAACCGCGTGGCCTGGCAACTTGACATTCGTCGCAGTACCTTCGTCGATTGGCAGAAGGTTCGAATTCAGGAGAACAGTTCCGAGATTCCTACAGGCAGCATGCCTCGAACCATGGACGTTATTCTGCGTGGTGAAATTGTTGATCGCGCCAAGGCTGGAGAGAAGTGCATCTTCACTGGTGCTTTGATCGTCGTTCCCGATGTCAGCCAACTCGGCCTTCCAGGAATGCGACCGACTGCTATCCGCGACGACCGCAATGCGCCTAGAGGAGCCGATGCTGGTGGAAGTGGAATCAGCGGTCTCAAGGCTCTGGGTGTACGAGACTTGACATATCGTCTTGCCTTCCTTGCCTGTATGGTTAACCCAGACACTTCGACGTCTGGCCAGTCGGCTGCCAGTGGTGCTGCAGATGTTGTCAATGCTTTGACGCAGAACACAACCAACGAGGGAGAGCAGTCAGTCGAAGATGCCCAAGCTGCTGTTCTAGCATCCATGAACCCCTCTGAAATTGAGGACCTACGAGCAATGGTCCACGGTGATCATATCTATTCCCGTCTTGTGCAATCTATTGCTCCCATGGTCTACGGCCATGAGGTCGTTAAGAAGGGTCTGCTTCTCCAGCTCATGTCTGGTGTCCCCAAGAGCACGGCTGAGGGTATGCAACTTCGTGGTGATATCAACATTTGCATTGTCGGTGATCCTTCTACTTCTAAGTCTCAGTTCTTGAAATACGTGTGCTCTTTTGCGCCCCGTGCTGTTTACACCAGCGGCAAGGCTTCGTCTGCTGCCGGTCTTACTGCTGCGGTGGTCAAGGACGAAGAAACAGGTGAATTTACCATCGAGGCTGGTGCGCTCATGTTGGCAGACAATGGCGTCTGTGCTATTGATGAGTTCGACAAGATGGATATCGCAGATCAAGTCGCCATCCACGAAGCTATGGAACAGCAGACCATCTCGATCGCAAAGGCCGGTATTCAAGCCACGCTGAATGCCCGAACTAGTATTCTTGCAGCGGCTAACCCTGTTGGTGGCCGTTACAACCGCAAGACGACCCTCCgctccaacatcaacatgtcCGCCCCTATCATGTCTCGTttcgatctcttctttgtTGTCCTCGACGAGTGTAACGAACAAGTCGACCGCCACTTGGCAGAGCACATTGTTGGTATCCACCAGTTGCGTGacgaggctgttgagccCGAGTTCAGCACAGAGCAACTTCAGCGATACATCCGTTTTGCAAAGACTTTCCGACCTGAGTTTActgaagaggccaaggaTGTCCTGGTGGAGAAGTACAAGGAACTTCGCGCCGACGATGCCCAAGGAGGTGTGGGCAAGAACTCGTACCGAATTACAGTCCGTCAGCTCGAGAGTATGATTCGTCTGTCCGAGGCTATTGCGAAGGTCAACTGTGTGGAAGAGATCAGCACTGAGATGGTTGTCGAGGCTTACAACCTCCTACGACAGAGTATCATTTCCGTTGAGcacgatgatgttgaggtgTACGACGAGGAACCCGAAGAAGATAGCGAGACACTTCTCCGAGCCGCTGATGCTGCTTCTGGCCgtggccaagaacaagacgcAGTCATGGAGGAAAATGACACACAGCCTGGTCGTAGCAGTGTTGCCCCTGAAAGAAGGAAGCAAACAATTACATACGACAACTACATCAAGATGGTGAATATGTTTGTTCAGCATATCACCAATGCTGAGGTCGGCAACCTCGAAGGTGTTAACGGCGATGAATTGGTCAACTGGTACCTGGAGCagaaggaggatgagctCCAAGGTGAGGATGATTATCACCGAGAAAAGGCCCTCGCCAACATGGTGCTCAAAAAGATGGTCAAG GAAAACATTCTCATGGCTCTCCGCGGCGAAGGCCTTACTGATGGTGaagcaagctcttcaacagATCCCTCACAAATCATGTATATTGTGCATCCCAACTGTGCAGTCGAGGAGGTCTAA
- a CDS encoding probable mitochondrial ATP synthase subunit f yields MSFVTRRALSTLIPPKVASPKAIGAAPDAIRMQRVVSFYEKLPRGSAPEVKAKGLLGRYQAKHFGKNPTGKPIIHLIVFLVSIGYVQNYYFHLRHHKNNAH; encoded by the exons ATGAGCTTCGTCACCCGCCGAGCGCTCTCGACGCTCATCCCCCCCAAG GTCGCTTCTCCTAAG GCCATTGGCGCTGCTCCTGATGCTATCCGCATGCAGCGTGTCGTCAGCTTCTACGAGAAGCTCCCCCGAGGTTCCGCCCCCGAGGTCAAGGCTAAGGGTCTCCTCGGCCGATACCAGGCCAAGCACTTCGGCAAGAACCCCACTGGCAAGC CTATCATTCACCTGATTGTCTTCCTTGTCAGCATCGGTTACGTCCAGAACTACTACTTCCACCTTC GCCACCACAAGAACAACGCTCACTAA
- a CDS encoding related to LisH motif-containing protein has protein sequence MTSSASTATPVKHAFDRRVHDVKSPKSDINALILDYLTMEGYPNAAANFSKEANLEPHQDTQFIIARQEIQNCIHSGDIKTAITTLNEFDPQILDGDKALHFTLLRLQLIELIRACNATGDIQPALTFATEELGPKAPTNPKFLEDLERTMALLLIPSDAREPQLAALLEPELRREVADSVNRAILERQSRRREAAIRQLVRMRVWAENTARDKRKNLPDRLDIGLNGEEPDSPRPHTGNGHDPMITT, from the exons ATG ACGTCATCTGCTTCTACAGCTACTCCCGTCAAGCACGCCTTTGACCGGCGTGTCCACGATGTCAAGTCCCCCAAAAG TGATATCAACGCTCTAATACTGGACTATCTTACTATGGAAGGTTATCCAAATGCGGCAGCAAACTTTTCCAAGGAAGCCAATCTTGAGCCTCACCAGGACACGcagtttattatagctaggCAGGAAATCCAGAACTGCATTCACAGTGGTGATATTAAGACAGCGATAACGACACTCAATGAGTTTGACCCACAG ATCTTAGATGGAGACAAGGCACTGCATTTTACCTTGCTACGACTTCAACTCATTGAACTTATTCGCGCTTGTAATGCGACTGGAGATATTCAACCAGCCCTCACTTTCGCCACTGAGGAACTGGGCCCCAAAGCACCCACGAACCCCAAGTTTCTAGAAGACTTGGAGAGGACCATGGCATTGCTCTTGATTCCATCTGACGCGCGCGAGCCCCAGTTAGCAGCATTGCTAGAGCCAGAGTTGCGACGAGAAGTTGCAGACAGCGTAAATCGGGCCATCCTTGAAAGACAATCCCGAAGACGTGAAGCAGCTATTCGCCAGCTCGTCAGAATGCGTGTCTGGGCCGAAAATACTGCTCGGGATAAGCGTAAAAACTTGCCTGACCGACTGGATATTGGCTTGAACGGAGAAGAACCCGACAGCCCTAGACCTCACACTGGAAACGGCCATGATCCCATGATTACAACGTGA
- a CDS encoding related to transcription factor medusa translates to MSTVKFQCPPYKLFEPDYHPQKPIIVGVDDRLESPDTIALRYEEAARAETGGDPRGDSPPRLLEMATYTKAQLPSMHAGYDVARYQDAGYEQYSTQAYPTQQQSDKFAHLNQQSFASNSAAVAQYMPSGPTVLSCQPATGIFGTKVYVKLSSQYDLFSLSTPIPTWFLVFGSEKCSAQDVSRDIQEGSGFIYTCSGDAPQFLVTNCASSNVPLSLVLDGPSGEEISRIPVGTFQYLEGSGDDITRSTKMPKHEDAAPATTIDQPSTSPKGEPQLPSEPGTNTYEYPPQQGQYANTFPQANSDMISTYNRSTSFTDPHYHRRPTTGWSPYPSTLGSTGRGPGGLDTSLVGRPPLTPLGMSSPSHSNGAPQLVRTSTITANAGNSTSYHPISLYSGKAVLKISGKLESMAENWTSEEWANRRRIVLFRKTQKGSTVNATCQPVSVNERPTNSICISCIWWAEKGECYVTSVDTIHLLEQLVAAPNRFSVEEKNRIRRNLEGFHPQTVSKAKPDSEEFFKIIMGFPNPKPRNIEKDVKVFPWKILESALKKIIGKYSVNPSTPVPPPMMSQTNGGYAPLPTPPGQSMAPAHPDAHTQYSLPQHHDSIPSPRSLSGSQPSWTPYTTAPGYSTAASRTLSPGLRHHSPQQPPLRINTTPLPAVSTYDSRSGGYGTSGLHTPLSHHPPTATPPRWDPTPATYPEGFPSLTSQTAQPVYGAAGYAEPAPRA, encoded by the exons ATGTCTACTGTCAAGTTCCAGTGTCCTCCCTACAAGCTTTTTGAG CCTGACTACCATCCGCAAAAGCCCATTATCGTCGGAGTTGACGACAGGCTTGAATCGCCTGACACGATCGCGCTTCGTTACGAAGAAGCTGCTCGAGCAGAGACCGGGGGAGACCCACGAGGGGACTCCCCTCCTAGGCTCTTAGAGATGGCGACTTACACTAAGGCCCAGCTGCCTTCCATGCATG CAGGTTACGATGTGGCCCGATACCAAGATGCAGGTTACGAACAGTACTCTACGCAGGCCTACCCGACTCAGCAGCAATCTGACAAGTTTGCTCACTTGAACCAGCAATCTTTTGCATCCAATAGTGCTGCTGTGGCACAGTATATGCCGTCTGGCCCCACAGTTTTATCTTGCCAACCTGCAACGGGTATTTTTGGTACTAAGGTTTACGTCAAACTCTCTTCCCAATACGATTTGTTCTCGTTATCGACACCGATTCCAACATGGTTCTTGGTGTTCGGGTCTGAGAAGTGCTCTGCCCAAGACGTTTCTCGAGATATACAAGAGGGGTCAGGGTTTATCTACACTTGCAGTGGAGATGCGCCTCAGTTTCTGGTCACAAACTGTGCAAGCAGTAATGTGCCATTGTCACTCGTCCTCGACGGCCCTTCAGGAGAAGAAATTTCTCGCATTCCCGTTGGTACTTTTCAGTATCTTGAAGGGTCCGGGGATGACATCACGAGGTCGACTAAGATGCCTAAGCATGAGGACGCGGCACCTGCCACCACGATCGATCAGCCGAGTACCTCACCCAAAGGTGAGCCTCAGCTACCATCAGAGCCTGGTACAAATACCTATGAATATCCACCTCAGCAAGGACAATATGCCAATACATTCCCACAAGCAAACAGCGACATGATTAGTACTTACAACAGAAGCACGAGCTTCACAGACCCTCACTACCATCGGCGTCCAACGACGGGATGGAGTCCTTATCCGAGCACGTTGGGCAGCACAGGGAGAGGCCCCGGTGGATTGGACACTTCCTTGGTTGGACGCCCGCCTCTGACACCCTTGGGAATGTCTTCTCCGTCTCACTCTAACGGCGCTCCTCAACTTGTCCGAACCAGCACCATCACTGCCAATGCTGGAAACAGCACAAGTTACCATCCTATCTCGCTTTATTCTGGCAAGGCGGTTTTGAAGATCTCAGGCAAACTGGAATCAATGGCTGAGAACTGGACATCAGAGGAATGGGCCAACCGTCGTCGGATTGTCCTCTTCCGCAAGACACAAAAGGGATCTACAGTGAACGCTACCTGCCAACCGGTAAGCGTCAATGAGCGACcaaccaacagcatctgCATATCATGCATCTGGTGGGCCGAAAAAGGCGAGTGTTATGTCACATCGGTCGACACTATCCACCTTCTCGAGCAACTGGTCGCAGCGCCGAACCGTTTCAgtgtcgaggagaagaaccGCATCCGCCGTAACTTGGAAGGCTTCCATCCGCAGACAGTCTCTAAGGCTAAGCCAGATAGTGAggagttcttcaagatcatcatgggCTTTCCCAACCCCAAACCCCGCAacattgagaaggatgttaAGGTATTCCCATGGAAAATTCTTGAGTCTGCCCTCAAGAAGATTATCGGCAAGTACAGCGTCAATCCCAGCACGCCGGTTCCTCCCCCAATGATGAGCCAGACCAACGGAGGGTATGCGCCTTTGCCTACGCCTCCTGGACAAAGCATGGCCCCAGCTCATCCTGATGCTCACACGCAATACTCGCTCCCTCAGCATCACGACTCGATACCTTCCCCACGATCACTTTCAGGCTCTCAACCGAGTTGGACACCGTACACTACAGCTCCGGGATACTCTACGGCTGCATCTCGAACGCTGAGCCCTGGTCTTCGTCATCACAGTCCGCAGCAGCCGCCTCTGCGTATCAACACAACACCCCTGCCAGCGGTTTCGACTTACGACAGCCGAAGCGGAGGATATGGGACAAGCGGTTTGCATACCCCTCTGAGCCATCACCCACCGACTgcaactcctcctcgatGGGACCCCACGCCTGCAACATACCCAGAAGGCTTTCCCAGCCTGACATCACAGACAGCTCAGCCAGTGTATGGTGCAGCGGGATATGCAGAGCCTGCACCAAGGGCATGA
- a CDS encoding probable NADH-ubiquinone oxidoreductase 21 kDa subunit, mitochondrial precursor gives MAALRSQSAARMLRSAAAPRVALSAAPRRFQSNVTQASGTITGPVTSEPDYNIEADKATSTYTPVPRSVQNGTEEILPAAVISGAPMELQARTVRIYQEAKPATQSGDWRGRRWRMDWDILPKGHRWENPLIGWQSSGDFMQGTHINFSSKEDAIHFAEKQGYEYFVQEPNSRKFAPKAYANNFLYSARKLKHIRTK, from the exons ATGGCCGCCCTCCGATCTCAGAGTGCGGCTCGTATGCTGCGAAGCGCTGCTGCGCCCAGAGTCGCCCTCTCCGCCGCACCCCGACGATTCCAGAGCAACGTCACCCAGGCCAGCGGCACCATCACTGGCCCTGTTACCAGCGAGCCTGACTACAATATCGAAGCTGACAAGGCCACCTC CACCTACACCCCTGTCCCTCGATCCGTCCAGAATGGCACCGAAGAGATCCTTCCCGCTGCTGTGATCTCAGGCGCTCCCATGGAACTCCAGGCCCGAACGGTTCG CATCTACCAGGAAGCTAAGCCTGCGACTCAGTCCGGCGACTGGCGCGGTCGACGCTGGCGAATGGATTGGGATATTCTTCCTAAGGGACATCGATGGGAGAACCCTTTGATCGGTTGGCAATCTTCGGGTGATTTTATGCAAGGCACCCACATCAACTTCTCGAGCAAGGAGGATGCCATTCACTTTGCTGAGAAGCAGGGCTACGAGTACTTTGTTCAGGAGCCAAACTCTCGCAAGTTTGCACCTAAGGCTTATGCCAACAACTTTCTGTACTCTGCCAGAAAGCTTAAGCATATCAGGACGAAATAG
- a CDS encoding probable NADH dehydrogenase (ubiquinone), 64 kD subunit, mitochondrial: protein MPVSSMMAARLARAGQNRAITSSRCFKPSLAPRPLYSSQSRSFVKLTGAWPSITKGSPATSRTTRQLPSQFFVRALSGKPLPQGKSKVVNFCYRLAAWVGISISVIGVGIVGFFIYDASTYCEHPTQSDIDVSKIALQPRSGGEKNLPIAEVFIDDDDSEEKRRLKDKPRLVILGGGWGGVALLKELNPEDYHVTVISPTNYFLFTPMLPSATVGTLELRSLVEPIRRILSRVNGHFIRAKAEDIDFSHKMVEVSQVDANGKDFKFYVPYDKLVVAVGSTTNPHGVKGLENAYFLKDINDARMIRNQVIQNFELANLPTCPDEERKRLLSFCVSGGGPTGVEFAAELFDLLNEDLTRHFPRLLRNEISVHLIQSRGHILNTYDETVSRYAEERFARDQVDVLTNSRVKEVLPDKIIFTQKQDDGTIITKELPIGFCLWSTGVSQTQFCQTLAAKLGKSQTNRHALETDTHLRLNGSPLGDVYAIGDCSTVQNNVADHVVTFLRSLAWKRGKDPETLQLSFADWRGVAEDVKKRFPQSINHLKRVDKLFEEFDKDKSGTLDFDELTQLLKQVDNKLTSLPATAQRAHQQGQYLARKFNKMARMHEGLNANDIREGDVDAAVYKAFEYKHLGSLAYVGNSAIFDLGEGRSLAGGLWAVYAWRSVYFAQSVSLRTRLLMAMDWTKRGLFGRDLMSF from the exons ATGCCTGTCTCTTCTATGATGGCCGCGCGACTGGCTCGCGCCGGTCAAAACAGGGCCATTACCAGCTCTCGATGCTTCAAACCGTCTCTCGCTCCTCGCCCACTATACTCGTCGCAATCGCGAAGCTTCGTCAAGCTCACAGGGGCTTGGCCGTCAATCACAAAGGGCTCTCCAGCAACGAGCCGAACCACCCGCCAGCTACCCTCCCAATTCTTCGTGCGCGCCCTTTCAGGGAAACCACTTCCCCAAGGAAAGTCTAAAGTCGTTAATTTTTGCTATCGCCTAGCGGCTTGGGTTGGCATCTCAATATCAGTCATCGGCGTTGGTATTGTTGGCTTCTTCATATACGATGCCAGCACATATTGCGAGCACCCCACTCAGAGCGATATCGATGTCTCAAAGATTGCCCTGCAGCCTCGCAGTGGTGGTGAAAAGAACCTGCCAATCGCCGAGGTGTtcattgatgatgacgactcGGAGGAGAAGCGTCGCCTCAAAGACAAGCCACGACTGGTGATTCTTGGTGGCGGATGGGGAGGGGTTGCGCTCCTCAAAGAGCTGAACCCAGAAGATTATCACGTTACTGTTATTTCGCCAACCAATTACTTCCTCTTCACCCCTATGCTTCCCTCAGCTACAGTAGGTACTCTTGAACTGCGATCTCTTGTTGAGCCTATTCGACGAATCCTGAGCCGGGTTAACGGTCACTTCATTCgcgccaaggctgaggatatCGACTTTTCGCACAAGATGGTAGAAGTGTCGCAAGTTGACGCAAACGGCAAGGATTTCAAATTCTATGTGCCATACGATAAGCTTGTCGTTGCTGTCGGTTCGACAACCAACCCTCACGGTGTCAAGGGTCTGGAAAATGCCTACTTCCTCAAGGATATCAATGACGCACGCATGATTCGAAACCAGGTCATACAAAACTTCGAGTTGGCCAATTTGCCTACATGTCCAGATGAGGAACGAAAGCGTCTGCTTTCCTTCTGCGTCAGTGGCGGTGGCCCTACAGGTGTCGAGTTCGCTGCTGAGCTTTTTGACCTTCTCAACGAGGATCTGACGAGGCACTTCCCCCGACTTCTACGTAATGAGATCTCAGTCCATCTTATCCAAAGCCGTGGACATATTCTGAACACATACGATGAGACTGTGTCACGGTATGCTGAGGAACGCTTTGCTCGCGACCAAGTTGACGTTCTCACCAACTCTCGTGTCAAGGAGGTTCTCCctgacaagatcatcttcaCACAGAAACAGGACGATGGCACAATAATCACCAAGGAGCTGCCTATTGGCTTCTGCCTTTGGTCGACTGGCGTTTCGCAAACTCAGTTCTGTCAAACACTGGCTGCTAAACTGGGCAAATCTCAGACAAACCGGCATGCTCTGGAGACTGACACCCACCTTCGTCTTAATGGCTCCCCGCTGGGCGATGTATACGCCATCGGAGATTGTTCTACAGTCCAGAACAATGTTGCCGACCATGTAGTCACCTTCCTGCGATCCTTGGCCTGGAAGCGTGGCAAGGACCCCGAGACGCTTCAGCTCAGTTTCGCTGACTGGCGAGGTGTTGCTGAGGACGTCAAGAAACGATTCCCCCAGTCTATCAACCATCTCAAGCGCGTGGACAAGCTATTTGAGGAATTCGATAAGGACAAATCCGGCACactcgactttgatgagttgaCACAATTGTTAAAACAAGTTGACAACAAGCTCACATCCTTGCCTGCTACTGCCCAGCGCGCTCATCAGCAAGGACAATATCTTGCTCGCAAGTTCAACAAGATGGCACGCATGCATGAGGGCCTGAACGCCAACGACATTCGCgagggtgatgttgatgctgctgtttACAAGGCCTTTGAGTACAAGCACCTAGGCAGCCTCGCTTATGTTGGTAACTCTGCCATCTTTGATCTTGGAGAGGGTCGAAGCTTGGCTGGTGGCCTCTGGGCTGTTTATGCTTGGCGCTCTGTCTACTTTGCGCAGAGCGTAAGTCTACGAACACGACTATTGATGGCTATGGACTGGACCAAGCGAGGTCTATTTGGACGAG ATTTAATGAGTTTCTAA